The following proteins are encoded in a genomic region of Neomonachus schauinslandi chromosome 7, ASM220157v2, whole genome shotgun sequence:
- the NDUFS6 gene encoding NADH dehydrogenase [ubiquinone] iron-sulfur protein 6, mitochondrial has product MRQRVGAPGQGSAHKMAAAVTFCRLLGRSGTAALSLPRGARCLAVRTSPTGEKITHTGQVYDDKDYRKIRFVGRQKEVNENFAIDLIAEQPVSEVGDRVIACDGGGGALGHPKVYINLDKETKTGTCGYCGLQFRHQHH; this is encoded by the exons ATGCGTCAGCGTGTCGGTGCGCCGGGTCAGGGGTCAGCCCACAAGATGGCGGCGGCAGTGACCTTCTGCCGGCTGCTGGGCCGGAGCGGCACGGCGGCGCTGAGCCTGCCCCGGGGCGCCAGGTGTTTGGCGGTGCGGACGTCGCCGACCGGGGAGAAGATTACGCACACCGGGCAG gtttATGATGATAAAGACTATAGGAAAATTCGGTTTGTGGGTCGTCAGAAAGAG GTGAATGAAAACTTTGCCATCGATTTGATAGCTGAGCAGCCCGTGAGTGAGGTTGGAGATCGTGTGATTGCGTGCGATGGCGGCGGGGGGGCTCTCGGCCACCCGAAAGTGTACATAAACCTG GACAAGGAAACAAAGACGGGGACGTGTGGCTACTGTGGACTGCAGTTCAGACATCAGCATCACTAG
- the MRPL36 gene encoding 39S ribosomal protein L36, mitochondrial: protein MASVLVTRLLASARRPPPAVPRALSTLLPGPLRVAAAAGAKPRAWGPAGLRGHLLPGLQLPGLQLALGFKTKGVIKERCRDCYRVKRRGRWFIYCKTNPKHKQRQM from the coding sequence ATGGCATCCGTGCTTGTGACGAGGCTGCTGGCGTCCGCCCGGAGGCCTCCCCCGGCGGTGCCCCGCGCGCTCTCCACTCTCCTGCCCGGACCGCTTCGCGTTGCAGCTGCCGCCGGTGCGAAGCCCAGGGCGTGGGGGCCCGCGGGGCTGCGCGGCCACCTGCTGCCCGGCCTGCAGCTGCCCGGCCTGCAGCTTGCCCTGGGGTTCAAGACCAAGGGCGTCATCAAGGAGCGCTGCAGGGACTGTTACCGGGTGAAGAGGCGCGGGCGCTGGTTCATCTACTGCAAAACGAACCCAAAGCACAAGCAGAGACAGATGTAG